Proteins encoded in a region of the Nicotiana tomentosiformis chromosome 9, ASM39032v3, whole genome shotgun sequence genome:
- the LOC138898557 gene encoding uncharacterized protein, whose product MKGLDSKKFVQKPFPPSAALNLIPKKFCMPEIPKYNGTTDPNEHVTSYTCAIKGNDLEDDKIESVLLKKFGETLSKEAMIWYHNLHPNSIDSFAMLSNAFVKAHAISIKVETRKSDLFKVKQRDNEMLKEFVSRFQMERMDMPPVIDDWVVQAFTQGLNTRSSLASQQLKQNLVEYPVVTWANVYNRYQSKIRVEDDQLGAPSVSVYPFRASDRSKRDIDREPRSSRDRYQSYNGDRRGTTRFELDWNYSRIHQCTAKGISGGYILKDMKVTTNSTDMVNHCNDIIG is encoded by the exons ATGAAAGGCCTAGACTCCaaaaagtttgttcaaaaacccTTTCCTCCCAGCGCGGCTCTGAATCTGATCCCgaagaagttctgcatgcccgaaattcctaagtacaatggaacaactgatccaaatgaacatgtgacctcgtacacgtgcgccatcaaggggaacgacttggaagatgataaGATCGAATCTGTCTTGCTGAAAAAGTTtggagagaccttgtcaaaagaagctatgatatggtatcacaacttacaccccaattctattgactcatttgctatgctttcaAATGCATTTGTAAAAGCGCATGCCATatccatcaaggtcgagaccaggaagtcggaccttttcaaggtaaagcaaagagataacgagatgctcaaggagttcgtgtcaaggtttcaaatggaacggatggacatGCCGCCAGTGATAGACGATTGGGtcgttcaggccttcacccaaggactcaatactcgaagctcattggcttcgcagcagttgaaacaaaatttggtagAATATCCGGTTGTGACTTGGGCCAACGTGTATAAccgataccaatcaaaaattagggtcgaagatgatcagcttggggccccttccgTGTCTGTTTATCCCTTCCGAGCTAGTGACAGATCtaaaagagacattgatcgtgaaccaaggtCAAGTAGAGATCGGTATCAATCGTACAACGGTGATCGTAGGG gaacaacgaggttcgaattggactggaattattcaagaatccatcaatgtactGCAaagggcatttcaggaggttatatcctaaaagacatgaaggttactaccaatagcactgacatggttaatcattgtaaTGACATCATTGGTTAG
- the LOC104111472 gene encoding PWWP domain-containing protein 4-like gives MYLRVYTRKNKKEKSVECSEFQQIKSSLKMGSEKSDRSESGNLISLTGVQKEKFCIDCAEQNQQTSMRVLKEEESKSRKNRVGPGDLIWGKVMSHPWWPGQIYNESLAPSPLGHAKKDGSVLVSFFGDDSYALLDHDQVIPFEPHFEEKSKMSKLQTFSVAVEEAIDELKRRAALGLTCFCLHPGNFRPTKIEGLYEVDVSGYEHGAIYSSKLIKNCRDGFQPHGMFSFVKQLATSPRSLLNIYGIINSAKVTAYRKAVFEENDETYDQAFDEFEKDDETSGQAFGVKASSSEYLAEFSKNGNQLQGTAGAQVEAAASNGPRVFVISTEIARLERNNSVTVAKPCVDIASERSGPAALHYKHKDKASVYRKLRRSEVSKTLDKSKRSQSLNVPNVITKEKLQNLKCPIIPFDASVIEEKEKESCKGEIKRKRMKWSPPNEQGQKGKFQKDATFDNIHAKSGGETGRTYCHKNRETCKKKKNNRVNDYGTPRNGGLLSDLLAFACDPFYGTELGNATGALTLLKQFRSNFYQKSCCPDEHETTNKKRTLLECQERMTRKEELRGLKSLRMTKKYDDQKLLTPQEGTDLNIQSTLPVQSEMKSLPRELPKENSKCRSDVEEQASPKGNANSNSIVCEYPDVDASSAKVNIGGENCREVLSEVVCASSPVSSSIQYKYKVGSLDETVAAINRKYSMDEGWKSHYQQNLSAINSSNLSLQLSNLLQKCNDILGHRTSSATRVNSNE, from the exons TTCACTGAAAATGGGAAGTGAAAAATCAGATAGATCAGAATCTGGCAATTTGATATCTTTGACGGGTGTCCAGAAAGAGAAATTCTGTATTGATTGTGCTGAACAAAATCAGCAAACTAGTATGAGGGTCTTAAAAGAAGAAGAATCAAAGAGTCGAAAGAATAGGGTAGGCCCCGGGGACCTTATTTGGGGAAAGGTAATGTCTCATCCATGGTGGCCGGGGCAAATATACAATGAGAGTCTAGCACCTTCTCCACTAGGCCATGCCAAGAAAGATGGTTCAGTTCTAGTTTCCTTTTTTGGTGATGATAGTTATGCGTTGCTTGATCACGATCAAGTCATCCCCTTTGAACCTCATTTTGAGGAGAAGTCAAAGATGTCAAAACTTCAAACTTTCAGTGTGGCAGTTGAAGAAGCTATTGATGAGCTGAAAAGGAGAGCTGCACTTGGCTTGACTTGCTTCTGCCTACACCCTGGTAACTTTCGGCCTACAAAAATTGAAGGGCTTTACGAAGTTGATGTGAGCGGGTATGAACATGGGGCCATTTATTCATCAAAACTGATTAAAAATTGTAGAGATGGTTTCCAGCCACATGGGATGTTTTCATTCGTAAAGCAGTTGGCCACGTCTCCAAGATCTTTGCTGAATATTTATGGGATAATTAACAGTGCAAAGGTTACTGCTTACAGAAAAGCAGTTTTTGAAGAAAACGATGAGACCTATGATCAGGCGTTTGATGAATTTGAAAAAGATGATGAGACTTCTGGTCAGGCATTTGGAGTGAAAGCCTCAAGCTCAGAGTATCTGGCAGAATTTTCAAAAAACGGAAATCAACTTCAAG GTACTGCTGGTGCTCAGGTAGAAGCTGCAGCCTCAAATGGACCGAGAGTATTTGTAATATCCACTGAAATAGCTCGTTTAGAGAGGAATAATAGCGTTACTGTGGCGAAACCTTGTGTTGATATTGCATCAGAGAGATCAGGACCTGCTGCTCTACATTATAAACACAAGGATAAGGCTTCAGTTTATAGGAAGTTGAGAAGGTCAGAGGTATCAAAAACACTGGATAAATCTAAACGTTCCCAATCACTCAATGTGCCTAACGTGATTACAAAAGAGAAATTGCAAAATCTCAAATGCCCTATCATTCCTTTTGATGCATCTGTAatcgaagaaaaggaaaaagagtcATGTAAAGGAGAAATCAAAAGGAAGAGGATGAAATGGTCTCCACCAAATGAACAGGGGCAGAAAGGTAAGTTCCAGAAAGATGCTACCTTTGACAATATACATGCCAAATCAGGTGGAGAAACTGGCAGGACCTATTGTCACAAAAATAGAGAAACttgcaaaaagaagaaaaataacagGGTTAATGACTACGGTACTCCACGAAATGGTGGTCTTTTGTCCGACTTGCTAGCTTTTGCATGTGATCCATTTTATGGAACAGAACTGGGGAATGCTACTGGTGCATTGACGCTTTTGAAGCAATTCCGATCAAACTTTTACCAAAAGAGTTGTTGTCCAGATGAACATGAGACGACCAACAAAAAGCGGACACTCTTGGAATGCCAAGAACGTATGACTAGGAAAGAAGAGTTGAGGGGCTTGAAGTCCTTGCGCATGACAAAGAAGTATGATGACCAAAAACTTTTGACACCCCAAGAAGGGACTGACCTTAACATCCAATCAACATTGCCTGTGCAGTCTGAGATGAAGTCATTACCGAGGGAGTTGCCCAAGGAAAATTCTAAGTGCAGGTCTGATGTAGAAGAACAAGCATCTCCCAAAGGTAACGCGAATAGCAACTCCATAGTTTGTGAGTATCCAGACGTTGATGCATCTTCTGCAAAAGTTAATATTGGTGGCGAAAACTGTCGAGAGGTCCTTTCTGAAGTCGTGTGTGCTTCAAGTCCTGTTTCTTCTAGCATTCAGTACAAGTATAAAGTTGGTAGTTTGGATGAGACCGTTGCAGCCATTAACAGGAAATATTCCATGGATGAGGGATGGAAGAGTCATTATCAACAAAATCTCAGTGCCATTAACAGTTCAAATTTGTCACTTCAGCTGTCTAACCTTCTCCAGAAGTgcaatgacattttgggtcacaGAACCAGTTCAGCAACCAGAGTTAACTCAAATGAATGA